A DNA window from Procambarus clarkii isolate CNS0578487 chromosome 3, FALCON_Pclarkii_2.0, whole genome shotgun sequence contains the following coding sequences:
- the LOC138369029 gene encoding prothymosin alpha-B-like — MNNDKGMGRELTRENKELSGDEGNTEGVEDNTEGDEGVEGNTEGAEGNTEGVEGNTEGVESNTEDVEGNTEGVEDNTEGVEDNTDGVEGVEGNTEGDEGNTEGVEGNTESVEDNAEGDTVDNTRDNTDYIFSVGDLELYYVLKTWRSRKVPKRKRIR, encoded by the exons ATGAATAATGATAAAGGTATGGGAAGGGAACTAACAAGGGAAAACAAGGAATTATcaggtgatgaaggtaatactgaaggtgttgaagataatactgaaggtgatgaag gtgttgaaggtaatactgaaggtgctgaaggtaatactgaaggtgttgaaggaaatactgaaggtgttgaaagtAATACTGAagatgttgaaggtaatactgaaggtgttgaagataatactgagggtgttgaagataatactgacggtgttgaag gtgttgaaggtaataccgaaggtgatgaaggtaatactgaaggtgttgaaggtaatactgaatctgTTGAAGATAATGCTGAAGGTGATACTGTAGACAATACTAGAGACAATACTGATTATATATTTAGTGTTGGGGATTTAGAACTATATTATGTGCTgaagacctggaggtccaggaag